DNA from Aphelocoma coerulescens isolate FSJ_1873_10779 chromosome 4A, UR_Acoe_1.0, whole genome shotgun sequence:
tattttttcttttaaatggatGCCTGTAGTTATAGAAAATTATAAGGAAGCAGTGTTTTCCTTACAGATGTCTCACATGACTGAAGCTGCATCCATTATCACTTTGCTGGATCATAGCTAAAGATAATTCCTGCCATCATCATCCAGATTAAGAGAAGGAAGGCAGAAACCCACAAGAGTTCTTAGAAAAGTTCTTTTATATTGCTTCTTGAATTTTTCCATTCCTTGCACTGCCAATGAATTCATTTAGGAACAACCCTGTCAGGGGGGTTGTGCCTACAAACCATTGTCTCAGAGGACAGACAAGGATGTATCTGTGTCACTGCTCCTAAGATAAATCCTGGTTCAGAGACAGGCAGATGTTTCATGTGCTGATGGAATTTTAACCGTTAAGAGGCTGCAGTATAATccagaaacaaaaatagaaacaatAAAACCAGCATGGGATGCAAGGAAACAGTCCTggcactggaagaggcaaaATCTGCATTGTTCTGATTTCAGGGATTCTTTCAAGGAACTCTCCTGAGACAGAGCAGCTCTTCAGGTATTTAACAAGAGATGACTGGAAAGAAACATCACAGACTGCCCTGAATTCATGCAGGGATGGctgcaaatgaagaaaaagcctgCATTAGAAGCAAACAGCCAAATTAAAGTGAAATGGCTTTAAAAAGGGTGTGAAATGACACAGATTCGACTGATGGACGGGGACAGGACCAAGATCACCCAATTTCAAATCCCAGCAGATGAGAGACCTTCAGGACACTCCTCCACCACTTTTTGGTGGattgctgccagagctgcatccTTTGCTGAAATCTCTCATTAGTGGCTCCCATGTAGACGTTGCAGGATACAAGGATTTGGGAATTGTCaatcagctgctgctgtgctgttcaCAGCAATTACAGCCCCTTACAGAATCAAAGCTGCTTTATATAGGTCACCACTGCTCGGCCCAGGAAATGGCCTGAGCCACTTTGAGCAGGGCCTGTTTGCACTGGAGTTGCAGTCCTTACCATGAAGCCTTTGAAGGTCCTGTAGAAGGGGTCCAGGAGGAGGCCAGCCAGGGAGCAGACCTGGGCCGTGCGGTCCCAGCCGTCGGAGCAGTGCACCAGCACGCTGACCCTCTCCTCCCTCACAGcctgccagggacacagcacagagctCAGGGAAACACAGCCCTTCACCTGCatcgccccaaaaccccaggggAATGCTTGTCATCTCTCCTCTAGCCCATGGGAATGCACCATTCCATGCAGAGAAGCCCCAGCTAGAACAAAGCGCTGCAGCAGGCTGGTAAAAAAGAGCCCTGGTGATCTCTGGAAGGCCAAGGATTCCCAGGctcttcctctgaggaaaaaattTGGTGGGTGAGTAAAGAATAATAGTTGGACACCCAGGGATTAGAACTTCCAGATAAATTAGAGGAGTTGATCCCAACttccccccatcccatcccttagGGCAGGAGAGAAACACAAAAGTTTCTTGCTTGTGACATGGGAAAACTGTGAAAGAAAAACCAACATTTACTACTCACTACACTCTCCACAAACTTCCTGCACACCCTTTACTACTCCTTAGTGACTTCCTTCCTTCTGCCTGACCTGCATagccaccagctctgcagaaatgaGGACTGTGTTGAATAATCAAAATTGCAGTGTGTACAtcacacaaagccaggagaaaaTCAACTGGTCCAAATCATCCCTCAATTAAAGCAGAGCAGTGGATGAACAACGAGCACAGGGTTAGGAGTTGTTTGTACTGCTACAAAGAAAGGTCTATAAAGGTAATTTATTCACATTTTGTGATTTTATGTGTTTCAAATGAGTTCTAGTAAAGCCCACTTACAATACAGGACACAGGACCTGTATTGGCCCAGCAGCTGCATGACCCACTTATGTTCTCCAACATTTTTAGAGAGCTGAGGCCAACCTGAACAACACCTTCTCCCCAGAGCCACCTTCCCAGCCTTGCAGCAGTCCCTAACACACCAGGAGGCATTTCTGAAtcgagctgcagctggagagcagctttACCTTGGCCAGAAAGACACCTGCATCCATCACAGCCTTGATGTGCCGTAACCAGCCCGAGTTCTCCAGCCCCgtcaggaaatcgctcatggaGGGGGACTTCATCTCACACACTGGCAACAGACACACAGGAATCAGCTGGCACCCCAGAGCAGCATCCCTTGCACCTCCTCATTATCTCTCCCAAAGTTTTAAGTGCTAGCAGCAATATCCTGTCTTAAGGACACACTCATGGTTGTATATCTAAAATTCGTAATTAAAAAATTGCTGGTTTTGTGAGAATTTGAGGCTCTGGAAatctccttctgctctttgtttaGGGTAACTTAGAAAGGGTAACTCATTATTTATTCAGCTGTGTTTTTTCCAGCAGTGAGCTGTTGCTCTGCTCTAAATCCCCATCACATTTACAACCACTCACTCACTCCACAAAGATTTGAAGTTATTTCTCTCTCTAATTTAGAGACAGAAATAACAAGTCTAACCTTGAAGGCAACTCAGCTGCTCTAATGAAACCCAGCACAGAAAATACTGAGAGTAATAAAGTTCAGAACACCCCAGTGAATGAGATTTTATCACTGCTGGAGAAGAAGATGGGAGCAAAACCAAGTATTTATTCTGCCTCTTCTCCCACCACAAAATCACTCTCCCAGGAAGAGCCAATTGAGGACTCAGAGCTGTGAACAGCCCCATTTTTGTCCAAGGTCACCATGGATCCTGCAGGGCCACCTGGGAGCATCAATTACCCAACTATCTGGAAACAAGAGGAGTATTATGGTGGTTACTTAAATATTAAACTCCTACTCTGGATGACTGCACTGGAACTGCATTGTAGAAAATGAAGCACAGGCACCAAGCAGAAGGATTTGCAGCATCCCCTCTGCCCCATTGCACAGGGAatggcagcagtgctggaaaccagggagcagagctctgCCATCACCTTTATGGAACTTCTCCAAAATTCCCTTAGTGAAACTCTGGGCCTCATTCCACCCTTAATCCCAATGGCTCAGGTGATTCTTCTGCCCTGCTTTGCATTCTTCCCTATGATCACAATGAGCTTAATTACTCtgcattttaatatatttatgtattaaaACATTCCgttaatacattttaaagaagTTTGGTTCAAAGAAATCAGAAATGAATGAAAAGTTAGAACAATGTATGTATGAGATTCAAGTCTTTGGAAGATCATGCCAAAATCGTGTTTCAAATCAGAAATACTGTTAATACTCCAAATATGGCAAACCTCCCAAAGTATTTCTGAACAAACTCTGTTGGTTTTCTCTCAGTAAGTCAAGAAGCAACCATGAGACTGTCTTAGCTGTAAAATGTAATGTTTCTCTAACCTTTTTCTATTAATTTGGCACATTATGGAATGTTTTTAGCATTAGTTGCTATTTTTGAACCACaataaaaacaagaacaaataAAATGTCAAGCATTTTAACAGCATTGGTACTTTCAGCCACTTGAATGCAGCAAACAAAGCAAGATGCTGACTTTGCTTCCCTCACAGCACAACTGTGCATGGAACTTCTGGACATTCAGCAGGAGGTTCTGTCCAGGAGGGGTAAGAAAGACAAAGCCCTCCCAGGGTTGTACCCACCTTCCAGCAGTTTCTGCAGGCTGCTCCTCATCACATGGATGTTCTCTATGCCAATGAACTTAAAACGAATGTTTTCATAATTATCTTCATTCTCATAgcccttcccagcagctctgttAGCCATGGCATTCAACTGGCAAATTCAAGggacaggaaagaaaagagaaaatcacCACACAGTTCAGAGAGGCTGCTTTGCaagtccttttttaaaaatctcccaGAAAATGTACTGGACAAAACTGTTACTCAGCTGTACTTCCCCACCTCCCAGACAGTTCTTGCAGCTGTTTCACTAAAATTACTGCAGTTCATTAGTCAGAGGCTCATTAAGACCCTACTTAGGGCAGTATCAACCCCCAATTTCTGCTGTCATCAGAGACACCGAGCCTGCCCTAACTGTGAAGCTACCTAAAGAAATTCAGAGAGAGGCACAAGGAAGCAGAACTAGGAAAGCCATTTTTAACAGGGACATACATACATGGTGGTACAGAAATAGCAAGAGAATTCCCAAGCTTTTCACAGACATACATGCACAGAGGAAATAAAGCCACCTGAGGGAAACATAGAAACATTCAAGTTGAGCACAAAGAACACAGCAACTGCAggaaagaagtagaaaagaaGCCAGTTGCTCTTACAGTCCCCCAGACCAGTTTGAGAGCTACCAGGACATCTTTGGTGGGGCAGAAAATAGAGCAGCTCAACCCCCCCTTATCAATTTGGGCAGATTTTGTGAGAGAAGAGTCAGATATGGCACAGACACCTTTAGAACTGTAAAATAACCCCAGTGCTTCAGTTCTGCCAGAGTGGGACAGGTTGGGTTAGAAGGAGAAGTGTCACCAATTATAAATTCTCCCCTTGTCACCAAATGCTTTAGCACAAAATTGCCACCAGTGATGGGTTTGGGTGGCACATCTCTGCCACTGCAAGCTGGCTGTGCCAAAAGAACATGCAGTGCCTGCTATAAATGCACACATCATTACAGAACAGGGGATCTCTAGGAAATGTCACACTAAAAGCCAAGATACACACTGGGACAACGTGAAACATTCcctattttcccccaaaaaactttTGCTTTCTTGCCCTTGCCATAATTTAACTAAATTTGTAGTTTATATAAAATAACTGCAATATCTGAACAGTGAAGCAGGTTCTCAGAAAGCTCTATTTTTAAATACTCAGAGCAATTTAAATCTTTGCATTTAAATAATTGTGTGCTATGAAAACCCTCCTGCTCTAATTGGCTTATACCAGCACTCCTAATCCATATCCTTACAAGAGAACCATTGGAATTGCTTTCTAAACTCAGATCTCCAAGATGACAGTcattaaaaatttcattttgcaaatatttcctCTCACATAAGCCCCTCAGCTCCCAAGTTCTAGCCCCAAACTTGAGTTGTACTAAACTCCATCATGAGAACATCATgagtgttatttttaaaaggggaaaaaaaaagggagggattGCTTTCCCCAGTCCCACTTCCTCCCAGATCTGCCAACAAAAGCACTTCAGCCTCGTGGAACTGAATCCTGAGGCTTCTCTCCAACTCCACTTCCAGTTCTCTCCTTTATCCTTTAGGGCTCTGCAGGAAAATGCTTCACTGTCCCAACCAGTTCCATCAGGTCATCCTGAGCACAAACCTCAACCCAGGATACTCCAGGAGGGCAGAGTCCTTAGGAGCACTTCACATTCCAGCTGTATACCCTGACCCAGGAGCCTGATCCCACACTCCTGCTGCAGGACCGCCCCAGAACTGTGACAGAATGAACTGGAAACAGCACTGCTCATTCAGACAAGAGATTTAAAAGCAGCCCCAAGCCCATGGAGGTACCTTTGGCCTTGTGTCTACAACATACATGAAGGGGCTGCCGGGGTTGGCCTCTCGGATGGCCTGGAGCATCTGCTCGTCCTCCAGGCAGCGCGCGCTGAACCCGGCCAGGGGCTGGCTGCAGCGGCACAGGGCGGCCTGCAACACACACACAGCAtcagccctgctcccacagcccctgctcccaccccaaacccctctggggtCGCAGTTTCCTTGTCCTGTGGGCTCCTTCTGAAAGGCTGCTGCTGAGGTGGACACACAGGAACACCACTGGGCCACTCCGCAAAGCGAGAACTTCGGGAAACTGGAAGTGGTGAGGCTGAGGAGGCTCAAACTGCTCTGCCTGATGGGCACTGCCCCAAATGTCAGCAGTTCATGGAATGCCAGAATGGTtcggtggaagggaccttcaaaatGTCTCGTTcctccctctgccatgggcagggacaccctccactgtcccaggctgctccaacctggccttggatccaggggcagccacagctgctctgggcaccctgtgccagggcctgcccaccctcccagggaacaattccctcCCAACATCCCATCTgatcctgccctctggcagctgaAAGCCATTCccacttgtcctgtcactgtggCCATATAAAAgtccctctccttcctttccatgaGCCTCCTGAAGGTACTGGAAGGCAGCAATTCCTCATGTGTTCCATTTGGTTTCTATTTCCAAACCATTCTTTTGAGTTTTCCTTATCAGTTGTTGCCGTTGCACACTCAGAGCAGCACTGGGTACATTTTAAGGAAATTTCATTAGTTTCCAGCACAACTCCAGGCAGTGCACAGGTCAAGGCACGCTTCCTCAGGAAAACAACAATTTGGCTGTGACAGAATTTTCCTAACATCAGCATCTAAAACACTGCTGAGGCAGCAAAGTTACAAATTTACATTCTGgtcttcagtggaaaaaaaaaaatgaaaccttcACTTATTCTGATCTAGTGGGGATTTATTTCAGGGTGGTTCCTCCTCTTCAATATTAAGAAAATCCAGCCAAGTCAACATATAACTCGATAAAACATTATTCAATATAGCTAAACAGgagattaaaaaaccccacatcagAAGGGATTGCTGAAAACTGATTAAGAAAAAAGTTCCCAACAGGAAGCTTGGAAAGTGTGTGCTTTTTGCAGGGCTCTggatgcattccaagtgtttgCCTTTAGCTCATTCTGTGACTCAGAATGAAAGCCTTTAAGAGAAGCAAAGTTCTCAAAGGCCTCAAATCTAATAATTATCTTATTCTTTCCTTTCATTAGAGGGGAACTGGACAAAAAGGGGAACCCTTCCTTCCCCCCAAGGCAGCAGGCAGAGAAGCACTAACATTGTTTTCCTTATATAAGTAAGAAAGCACCGGAATCCGCCCTCGGCTCCTGAACCTTGAACTTCCCATCACCACTGCCTTGGTGGCAGCTCGAGGCACCACGATTTCAGGAGGGTACGTGCTgcaaacctgagggagaagagagaaaaaaacccagatattGCTACTGAGCACTTCAAAATTCATGAAAAATTCATCTTTAGCTGATTAGGTTATGAGGTATGCAGAAAAATAATGCAGGGAAACAATCAACTCTGTAGCTGAACCTAAAAACCGGACTGCACAATGCAGAGTAAAAGGAAGATCTTTAAATCCAGAAATTTGATGGAAGTTTCTAATTTAGattcacagaatggcttgggttggaagggaccttaaagctcatcccatcccacccctgccctgggcagggacacctcccactgtcccaggctgctcccagccccaatgtccagcctggccttgggcactgccagggatccaggggcagccccagctgctctgggcaccctgtgccagggcctgcccaccctcacagccaagaattcctttccacaaaaagagaaaataagaacAACTATACTTAAAAAGTTCTCTCTAAATCTTATGCAACCTGAAAGGCACTTCCAGCACTCAGGTGGAATCCTCAGAGAGCAGCTTCATCCCTTCTCCTCAAACAAGCACAGCCTTTGCAGCACGGACTTCACAGATAAGCTGCTCTCCAAGCCTGGCTTTACATCAGGCTTGACAATTTTAAAACACAGGCTGGAAACCCTGAGGAAATTCTAAAGCACTGGGGAGTTCCACTGCAGCAAGCAAAGCCTCAGAGTGATTAATGATTTGAGATGGCCATGTTCAGGTGCCCTCAGCAGCTACTGCAAACAGCACCTCTCACATCAGATCTCAATTCAGGCCTCCACAGGCACAGGCAGGTAAAACTGGAAGTCACCTCTGACAGCACAAGCTTGTGTCTCTTCAACCCAAAGCTTGAAGTGAAGAAAGCTACCAGGGGAAGGGAGTGGAGAGCCATGGGAAGGGATTCAGGATTGTCAATATGTTGGTGTCTTCCTTGTAGTCTCTTGTTCTGGCTTTTTACCAGCCAGGTCTGACTGTACACAGCCccagaggaaataaaaagggaaataaagcgGAGCAGGATTTTGAACAAGCTTGCTGACAAATGCTTTTGTTTAATGTTGTTTAGATGCAAGTTGGCCTTTCAGGGAAAATAACAGCAGCAGGCACTTCAGACTGAAATGACAGAGAGCCCTTAGATAGCAGAAGACCCAactgagaaagcaaaaaaaggtctgttttccactgctgttttttccttccttccttccctagTCCCTCTCCGCTCTGCCTCATTCCCCACCCATCCAAACTGCTGccatttccttctctcctccacATCTGTCGCCAGCCAGGTGGGACAGGCTTTGGAAATACCAAAAGCAGCTCAGGGTACTTGAGGCTTTGCCCAACAGATGGTTTGACatttctgcaggaaaacaagGCTCTGGTCCCTTGCCAGGGGAATCAAAGCACAACAAGGtgactctgcagctctcctggagcatcATTATCTGCAACTGCACATCAAGATGATGTGCTTTGACTCAAACCGAGTGAGCTCCTCGCtccccagaggcagcagcagggctgtcaTTAATAACAACAAGGAGATAGTGCAGTAAGTGGCTCCTCTGGGCAGGAATTACCTCATAGTCCTTATTAATATCCGTTACTTCCCAGTAGTCGTTGGGAATTCCCATGCGCTGGTAATCCAGTTTCAAATCAATCAGTTTCCATCCCATTTCCCGGTTCTCTTTGGACATTTTAGGATTGTAAGAGAAAGCATAAAGTTCTTCGGGTTTcactgggaaggagaaggaaaaaaaaaatcaacaagtTAGAGATGCAAAGACATCCAGAGAGCCCAAAACTTCTGGAAATCAGTAACTGAGTGCTACAGAGGAGtgctggagatatttaaaacttCTTAACCTCATGTTTATagggttttggctggggtagcaCCAAGTGCTGACAATTCATCCTGGAATCCTAAGGAATTTCCAATACTCAGCTCCCAAATGCAGGGAGATACATTAATTCTAAAGAAGTGTTTTTACTGTTTAGGTCGGAAGAAGTAATTTCTCCTAAACCATTGATTGCCTCCTGAATTCACTGCAGTAAGCAATGTTAGATGAGATTTATATCATAACCATTAACCCTCACATTAAAACATGGATGAAAAGATCTGTTTTCTGTGGAGAGTTCATACAACagctcctgcacagctgcaaggccattGCTCACCCAGAAATTCTGAGACTGGAAGCCTTTAGGGATGTGTGGAATATTGCTGTCAGCCCAACaaaggctccaggctggctctgaCAAATGCCCATTTACCATCCCAatctccttccctctcttcaCAAAATGCAAATCCAACCAATAACTCATTCAGCTGATTCCCAAGGCAGCTCCAGACACACAGGGAAACCTGTCAGAGGCTGATAAAGCAGCTGGTTACTGGGCAGGTAACCCAGAGCTCTCCATCACACCTGTGCAAATCATCAGTAATGATGTGCTCTGCCAAAAATCCACGAAGGGAGCACACTCACAGACatcttcaaacaaacaaacaaaaagcactGTTAAAAtccagaagcagaagaaaagaaagagctaCAGCATTTACACAGTTAAGTAGAGAACAAAGAAAACTGGTGTGAGCCCCTGCAGTAACACCTCCCATGCTTCAGGCACTACCCAAACCTCTAATTTTTAGAACCTCAAAGAGCAGTGACAGCTTTTAAATGTAACACCACAAACCTGCCAGCTACAGCATCAGAGGGAGAACTTCAGAACTAAGAAAACTCCAAAGAGCACAAGAGGGATGCTGGGAATAGACACAAGGcttaatataaattaaaataaaatccaaactCAGCAAACCCCGTTTCTCCTACAGGGTTTCCAGCCCAGTCCTGTGTGAAGGCCAGCAAGAAGCTGCCTGGTGCCATTAACTCCCCCCCCTCAGCCTGGTGACACCATTTGCAATTACAAATGACATCCTTTTAATAATACAACTCCAAATACTGGTTCTAGCACCCCAAAACCGGAGGCTGCCACAGGCAGAAGCCAGGTGGGAACTCAGTGGAATGCTGTCCTGCAAGAAGAGCCTGAAAATTCATCCATGCTGGAATAAAAAGCTGGAGCTAGAAGAGAGCACAGGCTTTTGAGGGTGTCTGGCTCACACTCTAAGAGTCTCTGAGTCAGGGCAGGGTGAAGCACAGGCTTTCCCAACTGAGCAAACGCTGCAGAGCAGCCCAAACGTGCTGCTGGAAACAGCAAAGATGCCGATTTGTGGGATCCTGGCATTCTGTGAATGCCTGGATCAGCTGGAAAGGGCAGAACTGCACACAGCCAACACAGCTGGGTGACACAAGTGACTGACCGGGGCCGGGTTTGGGATATGAACTTTGCACAGCTTTCCCAGGGCTCGGCTCAGAGCATTCCAAAGGTTCCCAGGCCAGACTCCCATCCCCGGTACCTGGCTGGGAgagcttgagcagggaggtgaaCACGTCGTGGCAGTCCCTCTCCTGCCCAATGACAAAGTGAGCCACGTGGAAGTTCTTGCAGTGGATGAGCAGGGGGTACCCGGCCGTGGTCAGGGGCAGCTTCTCCACGCTGGAGATGTGGTGATGCAGGATCTGGAGAACAGGGAACAAACACCAGTTGTCACTGATAAAGCTGTGAGCAGTACAAGCAGATCTGAAACCTTTGTAATACAATCAGCTATTTGTGCTTCCTGCAGCTaaggagcagcagaaaatgAGTTTATTTGTGATATTTATCAAACATAAACTGCACCCAAAGCCCAGGGAACTAAAGCAGGACTGAAAGAACACAGACCTACATAAATTACTTTCAGAGGCAGATGTGCAGCTCAGTTTACCAGGTGCACTTTGCTTTCCTTGCACATATGAAATAAATTCTGTCACTCCCCTTTCACCTTAACATTAATAAAATAGGCTCGTTTCAGTGCTAATTCTGCACTTCTAAAAGCTGCAAATTCATGTTTAGTGGTTTTGTATATTGAGTTTGAGATAGGAAATTACACAAGTTTTTTACATTCCTTGAACTGACACTAATTCCATGAGTGAACTCTATCAGGTCACATCACCACTGTGCTCATTTCCTTTCCAAGCAGCTGTTTCGGGGAAGCCTTTGGTATCAAAATGCCATAAAAGACCACTACAGCTTCGGAATTCCCAAACTCGTTTATTCTGGAAATGAGAACATTATGTTCCAGGACACAgcggggaatggcttcccactgccagagggcaagGATAGAtaggatattgggaaggaattgctccttgggagggtgggcaggccctggcacagatttcccagagaagctgtggctgccccatccctagaaatgtccaaggccaggttggagcaacctgggacagtgaaaggtgtccctgcccgtggcaggagtggaatgggatgatccttCAAGTTCCTCcccatccaaaccattctgtgatccgAAGCAACCCTTCCAGGTGTGTTTCCACCCCACCATACCCATGTTTCCTTCCTGACTTCAGCAGAGGCATCCACGTAGATCAGGTGTGTGGCTGTCAGGTACAAGGTCCCGGTCGCTGCCTTCCTGTTGGCGTAGCGATCCAGCAACTTCACGTTTTCaacctgcagcaggagcacaggaTGAAAACACTTCAGAATCCCAGAActgctgaggttggaaaagtcctccGGGATCATCGAGTGCAGCCTGTGCCCAAttcccaccttgtcacccagcccacaTCCAGCtgtccctccagggatggggactccaaacctccctggcagccccttccaaggcctggccaccctttccatgcagaaattcctccAAGTCCAGCTTTGATGGAGGAACTACCTAAGCACCTGTTGAACTCCATCCATTCAACTTCTAATACACAGCTCATGaagcaagacagaaaaatacaagAATTTAAGTCCCCCCTGCAACAACGAGTCAGCTTTACACCATGAACTCAAATTATTTCTCCATGAATTAAAGCCATAAAGGTTAAGCAAACAGCCATGGCTCAGCACCAGCAAATCCTAACAGGATTACTGGATTTGTAGCCAAGATGATCCCAGTTTGTCACTGGGCAAGGCTGCAGAAGTATCAAGACAAAGAACTGCAAAGGAAAGATTTGTCTGTGCTCAGGGTGATCAACATGTTGCTCTGAAAGGAACAGCCCTCTCCAGTCTGACTTCCCACTGCTCATTCCCTGTTAGTAGCTACTTCTTGTAGCTCACTTCCTGGCCTCCAAGTGCATTTCATAAACCACACCAAGCTAATTAAtaaaaaacagctttaaaaaacatCAGTGCAGACATAATAAAATATGTTACAACTCTGGATTGATTTTCTTCTGGCCTATTTGCTGCCTAATGAACACAGATGGAATTTTTCTTTCGCCATTAAGAAGgaataatgggaaaaaataattggATGAACACCAAAAACAGATGTTTTAGCAGTACAAGATAGATTAGCTCTGGGTATTGAATGTGTGAGCCTCCTTATGCTGGTCTCAAGTAAATCATGGAAAATCTCAGGAAATAAACTTGGAGAGCAGACTCTTGGGCTCAGTGTCCTCTTAGCAGGTCATGTTTTTCAGCAGCTATAACCATTAAATATAATATTGCCCTTTTCAGGGCACTAGAGACATGCAGGACCAGCAGAACACTGCAGGGCAGGGGGTAAGGAGCATCCCCAAACAATGTCCCAGAGAATAAAACGAATAGCAATAACCTTCCTTGCAGTAAaggataaaattaaattatcaaCTGCTGCCTGAAAAAATGCAATTCCTTCCAGCACAGCATTCCCAGAGCTCCTGTTTGACTTAATtcaatgggggaaaaaaagcacattttgaCTCACTCATTGGGACTGAGAGGAATCTCCACGCTTTGCAAGGAAGGAAACATTCCGGAATCATCCCCAAACCACCTCGGCATCAGCCCCTCCACtgaacccccccctccccacaaaGCGCCGGAGCCACCAACACCTTGGGACCGCGGCTGTGACTCCCCCCcacccgcagccctgagggcgCAAGGGCCGCTCCGCGCCGGGGGAGCAAAGGCAGCCGGCGGaggggagcggagcggagcggagcgggccgGAGCCCCGGGCGGGGTTA
Protein-coding regions in this window:
- the MTMR8 gene encoding myotubularin-related protein 8; this encodes MEHISTPKVENVKLLDRYANRKAATGTLYLTATHLIYVDASAEVRKETWILHHHISSVEKLPLTTAGYPLLIHCKNFHVAHFVIGQERDCHDVFTSLLKLSQPVKPEELYAFSYNPKMSKENREMGWKLIDLKLDYQRMGIPNDYWEVTDINKDYEVCSTYPPEIVVPRAATKAVVMGSSRFRSRGRIPVLSYLYKENNAALCRCSQPLAGFSARCLEDEQMLQAIREANPGSPFMYVVDTRPKLNAMANRAAGKGYENEDNYENIRFKFIGIENIHVMRSSLQKLLEVCEMKSPSMSDFLTGLENSGWLRHIKAVMDAGVFLAKAVREERVSVLVHCSDGWDRTAQVCSLAGLLLDPFYRTFKGFMVLIEKEWIAMGHKFSHRCGHLDGDPKEVSPVFTQFVECVWQLMQQFPCSFEFNERFLLELHDHVYSCQFGNFLGTCHKEREELRIFEKTHSLWPFLLQRKQELRNPLYRGFTAYKELQPNTLPFSFQFWCGMYNRFDKGMHPKQCVLDQLLSCISQKVTLEDNASELENKLPFLDGPLPSEGCSSPKAGPAAAKAPTPAQDCGEGAAPGLSNGPSLGHQKHKESPAQPRDLGASTGDGQAQHQG